The following coding sequences lie in one Thermodesulfobacteriota bacterium genomic window:
- a CDS encoding DsbC family protein, producing MSYKISKLAPVWTLAVVLSWTGQSLAFGDGGCGEGKCTDCHSLSREEAGSLLGGMVDGVLDVRESKVPGLWAVDVEKQGRKIPAYVDFSKRFLIAGDVVEIQSRESLTRERAIGLNRVDAASIPLDDAVVIGDPKAPHKVVVFDDPECPYCRKIHPEMKRVVEQRPDVAFFVKMFPLKSHPDARRKAQAIVCARSEALLEASLEGRPIPDPTCETDQIEKNEALAQALGIRSTPTLVFPDGRVAPGYKTAEKILAYLDEDQRAPK from the coding sequence ATGTCCTACAAGATTTCGAAGCTGGCCCCGGTCTGGACGCTGGCCGTCGTGCTGAGCTGGACCGGGCAGTCCCTCGCCTTCGGCGACGGCGGCTGCGGAGAGGGCAAGTGCACCGACTGCCACAGCCTGAGTCGGGAGGAGGCGGGGAGTCTCCTCGGCGGCATGGTCGACGGCGTCCTGGATGTGCGGGAGAGCAAGGTCCCAGGCCTCTGGGCCGTGGACGTGGAGAAGCAGGGGCGGAAGATTCCGGCCTACGTCGACTTCTCGAAGCGCTTCCTGATCGCCGGTGACGTGGTCGAGATCCAGAGCCGGGAGAGTCTCACCCGGGAGCGGGCCATCGGGCTGAACCGCGTGGACGCGGCCTCGATCCCCTTGGACGACGCCGTGGTGATCGGCGATCCGAAGGCGCCCCACAAGGTCGTCGTCTTCGACGATCCGGAGTGCCCCTACTGCCGGAAGATTCACCCCGAGATGAAGCGCGTGGTGGAACAGCGCCCCGACGTCGCCTTCTTCGTCAAGATGTTTCCCCTGAAGAGCCACCCCGACGCCCGGCGCAAGGCCCAGGCGATCGTCTGCGCCCGCTCCGAGGCCCTGCTCGAAGCCAGCCTCGAAGGCAGGCCCATTCCCGACCCGACCTGCGAGACCGACCAGATCGAGAAGAACGAAGCGCTGGCTCAGGCCCTCGGGATCCGCTCCACGCCTACCCTGGTCTTCCCCGACGGGAGAGTGGCTCCCGGCTACAAGACGGCGGAGAAGATCCTCGCGTACCTCGACGAGGACCAGAGGGCCCCGAAGTGA
- a CDS encoding efflux RND transporter periplasmic adaptor subunit translates to MNRKIAIATTCLLAALAWASPSLAAEDQHGTKGVEHQEEKHEDGDHEDERGEEHGEEHDEHEGEGRVHLDAHELKELGIVVRTAGAGKLGLVLKVPGKVAMPTDRLAHVVPRVRGYVREVRVGLGDRVKEGQVMAVLESPELGEAKVAFLSAAQETQLARTDLERAQAVHDNVQKILELLDRSPSLEGLESLDGSQAGEYRSRLVSAYSEQTFAQQTYQREKTLFDKQISSQEEFLAAENALQKSRAEYASARDQVGFEVRKALLEARHAADVARLGLRSAERKLHVFGLDEPAVQRLAEDQEPEDRLAWYELKAPFAGQVIEHHVTRGELLTDETDAYVVADLATVWVDLSVYPKDVGQVRAGLRAIVSTGDGLAAEGKITYVSPAVDSETRAGLARVSLPNPRGAWKPGMFVNGEVVVDEADVAVLVPRTALLNVDGRTVVFVQEGDGFEARPVTVGRGNELRAEITAGLQAGEAYATEGGFGLKAHLAKGSFGDGHNH, encoded by the coding sequence ATGAACCGGAAGATCGCAATCGCGACCACCTGCCTGCTCGCCGCCCTCGCTTGGGCGTCCCCCTCCCTCGCCGCCGAGGACCAGCACGGGACGAAGGGCGTGGAGCATCAAGAGGAGAAGCACGAGGACGGGGACCACGAGGACGAGCGCGGCGAAGAACACGGCGAGGAGCACGACGAGCACGAGGGCGAGGGCCGAGTCCACCTGGACGCCCACGAGCTCAAGGAGCTCGGAATCGTGGTCCGCACCGCCGGGGCCGGCAAGCTCGGCCTCGTCCTCAAGGTCCCGGGCAAGGTGGCCATGCCCACCGACCGGCTCGCCCACGTGGTGCCCCGGGTGCGGGGCTACGTCCGGGAGGTGCGGGTGGGGCTCGGCGACCGGGTGAAGGAGGGCCAGGTGATGGCCGTGCTGGAGAGCCCGGAGCTCGGGGAGGCCAAGGTGGCCTTCCTCTCGGCCGCCCAGGAGACCCAGCTCGCCCGCACCGACCTGGAGCGGGCCCAGGCGGTCCACGACAACGTGCAGAAGATCCTGGAACTGCTCGACCGGTCACCGTCCCTGGAGGGCCTGGAGTCCCTGGACGGCTCCCAGGCCGGGGAGTACCGCAGCCGCCTCGTCTCGGCCTACTCCGAACAGACCTTCGCCCAGCAGACCTACCAGCGGGAGAAGACCCTCTTCGACAAGCAGATCTCCAGTCAGGAGGAGTTCCTGGCGGCCGAGAACGCCCTGCAGAAGTCCCGCGCCGAGTACGCCTCGGCCCGGGACCAGGTGGGCTTCGAGGTCCGCAAGGCCCTGCTGGAGGCGCGCCACGCCGCCGACGTCGCCCGCTTGGGGCTGCGGTCGGCGGAGCGCAAGCTCCACGTGTTCGGCCTGGACGAGCCGGCGGTCCAGCGCCTGGCCGAGGACCAGGAGCCCGAGGATCGCCTGGCCTGGTACGAGCTCAAGGCCCCCTTCGCCGGGCAGGTGATCGAGCACCACGTGACCCGGGGCGAGCTCCTCACCGACGAGACGGACGCCTACGTGGTGGCCGACCTGGCCACGGTGTGGGTGGACCTCAGCGTCTACCCCAAGGACGTGGGCCAGGTCCGCGCGGGGCTCCGGGCCATCGTCTCCACCGGCGACGGGCTCGCTGCCGAGGGGAAGATCACCTACGTGAGTCCCGCCGTGGATTCCGAGACCCGGGCCGGGCTGGCCCGGGTGAGCCTGCCCAACCCCAGGGGGGCATGGAAGCCGGGCATGTTCGTCAACGGCGAGGTGGTGGTGGACGAGGCCGACGTGGCGGTGCTCGTGCCCCGGACCGCGCTCCTCAACGTGGACGGCCGCACCGTGGTCTTCGTCCAGGAGGGGGACGGGTTCGAGGCCCGGCCCGTGACCGTGGGGCGCGGAAACGAGCTCCGCGCCGAGATCACCGCCGGGCTCCAGGCCGGGGAGGCCTACGCAACCGAGGGCGGCTTCGGCCTCAAGGCCCACCTCGCCAAGGGCAGCTTCGGCGACGGCCATAACCACTAA
- the ccsB gene encoding c-type cytochrome biogenesis protein CcsB — translation MNVTLFNASMVAYFAATVLYALHLVARQERRLGVAASAVCLAGLLINTAAFAVRYLESQKLGFAYMPLSNMYESKVFFAWCIVAVYLIFEWRLGTRALGAFVAPLGGLSIAIVSLNPRISAELQPLVPALQSNWLTAHVVTCFLGYGAFAIAFAVSLVYVFRGDGTGGSVPPRKALDDLSYRAIAFGFPFLTAGILTGAIWANYAWGTYWSWDPKETWSLITWFVYAAYLHARFTAGWKGPRLAWLSIVGFGATMFTYWGVNFVLSGLHSYG, via the coding sequence ATGAACGTCACCCTGTTCAACGCGAGCATGGTCGCGTACTTCGCCGCTACCGTGCTCTACGCCCTGCACCTGGTCGCGCGGCAAGAACGCCGCCTCGGTGTCGCCGCCTCGGCCGTGTGCCTGGCCGGCCTCCTCATCAACACCGCGGCCTTCGCGGTGCGCTACCTGGAGAGCCAGAAGCTCGGCTTCGCCTACATGCCCCTCTCCAACATGTACGAGTCGAAGGTCTTCTTCGCCTGGTGCATCGTGGCCGTGTACCTGATTTTCGAGTGGCGGCTCGGGACCAGGGCGCTGGGGGCTTTCGTGGCGCCTCTCGGGGGGCTCTCCATCGCCATCGTGTCCCTGAACCCCAGGATCTCGGCGGAGCTCCAGCCCCTGGTGCCGGCGCTCCAGTCCAACTGGCTCACCGCCCACGTCGTGACCTGCTTCCTCGGGTACGGCGCCTTCGCTATCGCCTTCGCAGTGAGCCTGGTCTACGTCTTCCGGGGTGACGGGACCGGAGGCTCGGTGCCGCCGCGCAAGGCCCTCGACGACCTCTCCTACCGGGCGATCGCCTTCGGCTTCCCGTTCCTCACCGCGGGCATCCTCACCGGGGCCATCTGGGCCAACTACGCCTGGGGCACCTACTGGAGCTGGGACCCGAAGGAGACCTGGTCGCTGATCACCTGGTTCGTCTACGCGGCCTACCTCCACGCCCGTTTCACGGCCGGCTGGAAGGGACCGCGCCTGGCCTGGCTCTCCATCGTGGGCTTCGGGGCCACCATGTTCACCTACTGGGGCGTGAATTTCGTGCTCTCCGGGCTCCACAGCTACGGATGA
- a CDS encoding cytochrome c biogenesis protein ResB — MATRDKPFASRVLDTLASLKLTIFLFFALAGTSVFGTVIQQQADPHAYIESYGPTLARVFEVLNLVDMYHSWWFELLLALLLLNTLVCSLRRLPAALRSIRRDQHVTAGELATKPLQSSWATREGAAGVVEEVLREKLGTPSMHLEEGAFAWFVQKQPWARLGAYVAHASLVLFFLGGIVGARYGFKGFVNIVEGESVASVQLRDGGMLTLPFEIACESFELHTYPDGRPKDYLSRLEVRRNGNVVEKKTIEVNDPLIQDGIYFYQSSYGKSGGGAVLKAVSPGGDQVLAPVQVPEESTIRVPGSDLSVEVVATAENYNGFGPAAQLVLVAEGPNSHAHVGEPFVVLQNFPNFDQRRGGEQVFQLAGLLPGRWYTGLQVAKDPGVPLIWAGSLLLTLGTLMAFFASHRRVWVRIEDGRLTLAGAASKNLSAFRDAFEELERTLRERTELTSRAQRAAG, encoded by the coding sequence CACGGTGATCCAGCAGCAGGCCGACCCTCACGCTTACATCGAGTCGTACGGGCCGACGCTGGCGCGGGTCTTCGAGGTGCTCAACCTCGTGGACATGTACCACTCATGGTGGTTCGAGCTGCTCCTCGCGCTGCTGCTCCTGAACACCCTGGTGTGTTCGCTGCGCCGGCTCCCCGCCGCACTGCGTTCGATTCGGCGCGACCAGCACGTCACCGCCGGAGAACTGGCGACCAAACCCTTGCAATCGTCCTGGGCAACGCGGGAGGGCGCGGCCGGCGTCGTGGAGGAAGTGCTCCGGGAGAAGCTGGGCACTCCCAGCATGCATCTCGAGGAAGGGGCCTTTGCCTGGTTCGTCCAGAAGCAGCCCTGGGCCCGGCTCGGGGCCTACGTGGCCCACGCGAGCCTCGTGCTCTTCTTCCTCGGCGGCATCGTCGGCGCGCGCTACGGGTTCAAGGGCTTCGTGAACATCGTGGAGGGCGAGTCAGTCGCCTCCGTCCAGCTCCGGGACGGCGGGATGCTGACGCTCCCCTTCGAGATCGCCTGCGAGTCCTTCGAGCTCCACACCTACCCCGACGGCCGCCCCAAGGACTACTTGAGCCGGCTCGAGGTGCGTCGGAACGGCAACGTCGTGGAGAAGAAGACCATCGAAGTGAACGACCCCCTGATCCAGGACGGGATCTACTTCTACCAGTCTAGCTACGGCAAGAGCGGGGGCGGCGCCGTCCTCAAGGCCGTGAGCCCGGGGGGCGACCAGGTCCTGGCACCGGTGCAGGTCCCCGAGGAAAGCACCATACGGGTCCCGGGAAGCGATCTCTCCGTTGAGGTCGTGGCCACGGCAGAGAACTACAACGGCTTCGGCCCGGCGGCCCAGCTCGTCCTCGTGGCCGAGGGCCCGAACAGCCACGCCCACGTCGGCGAGCCCTTTGTGGTGCTCCAGAACTTCCCCAACTTCGACCAGCGCCGCGGCGGGGAGCAGGTCTTCCAGCTCGCGGGCCTTCTGCCCGGCCGGTGGTACACGGGGCTCCAGGTCGCCAAGGACCCCGGGGTCCCCCTGATCTGGGCAGGCTCGCTCCTGCTCACCCTCGGCACCCTGATGGCGTTCTTCGCCTCCCACCGAAGGGTCTGGGTGCGCATCGAAGACGGGCGGCTGACCCTCGCCGGCGCGGCCTCGAAGAACTTGTCCGCGTTCCGGGACGCCTTCGAGGAACTGGAGCGAACGTTGCGCGAGCGGACCGAACTCACTTCCCGGGCGCAGCGCGCGGCGGGCTGA
- a CDS encoding TolC family protein — translation MTPPRVLWLAGGLALALANQAGASGGLTLEEVTARVLAGHPTLQAASAEAAAREGAALQAGLRPNPEVSLEVEELGAAGGGDALETTLALEQALELGGKRAKRRQAAALEADLAHWDQASARQDLLAEVHTAFFEALAAQERLAQAEVLSDLTERGLRAVEERVDAGKVSPIEKTQARVAVSSARIELRRAQSRWEGARRRLAALWGGTGGEVGTLAGSLAAAVPFPPEAELEALLPDNPDLARWEAEIAQKKAGLEAARSLAVPDLTLSGGLRAVGAGDEVTGLVGVSLPLPLFDRNQGGVGEARAGLNKARAEARGALLRLRAELAAAYQEAETAQVEAQTLTERLLPDAEAAFEAVREGYRLGKFDLQRLLDVQRAVVEARTQLLDAQEVYHLARTRLARLTGRLASANSGAPQGTETR, via the coding sequence ATGACACCACCGAGAGTTCTCTGGCTCGCCGGGGGCCTGGCCCTGGCCCTGGCGAACCAGGCCGGGGCGTCCGGCGGCCTGACCCTGGAAGAGGTCACCGCCCGGGTCCTGGCCGGGCACCCCACCCTGCAGGCGGCCTCGGCCGAGGCCGCGGCCCGAGAGGGCGCGGCCCTTCAAGCCGGGCTCCGTCCAAACCCCGAGGTCTCGCTGGAAGTCGAAGAGCTGGGCGCCGCCGGGGGCGGCGACGCCCTCGAGACGACCCTGGCCCTGGAGCAGGCCCTGGAGCTGGGCGGCAAGCGGGCGAAGCGGCGGCAGGCGGCCGCCCTGGAAGCCGACCTGGCACACTGGGACCAGGCGTCGGCTCGGCAGGACCTCCTGGCGGAGGTGCACACCGCCTTCTTCGAGGCCTTGGCGGCCCAGGAGCGGCTCGCCCAAGCCGAGGTCCTGTCCGACCTGACCGAGCGCGGCCTCCGGGCGGTGGAGGAGCGGGTAGACGCCGGGAAGGTCTCGCCCATCGAGAAGACCCAGGCCCGGGTCGCCGTCTCCTCGGCGCGGATCGAGCTGCGACGGGCCCAATCCCGGTGGGAGGGGGCGAGACGGCGCCTCGCCGCGCTCTGGGGCGGGACTGGGGGCGAGGTGGGGACCCTCGCGGGTTCCCTCGCGGCCGCTGTGCCCTTCCCGCCCGAAGCGGAGCTCGAAGCGCTCCTGCCCGACAACCCCGACCTGGCCCGGTGGGAGGCCGAGATCGCCCAGAAGAAGGCAGGCCTTGAAGCGGCGCGATCCCTGGCCGTGCCCGATCTGACCCTCTCGGGCGGGCTGCGCGCGGTGGGCGCCGGGGACGAGGTCACCGGCCTCGTCGGGGTCTCCCTGCCGCTACCCCTTTTCGACCGGAACCAGGGGGGAGTGGGGGAGGCGCGGGCCGGTCTCAACAAGGCCCGGGCCGAGGCCCGGGGGGCGCTCCTGCGGCTCCGGGCTGAGCTCGCGGCCGCCTACCAGGAGGCGGAGACCGCGCAGGTCGAGGCGCAAACCCTGACCGAGCGCCTCCTGCCCGACGCCGAGGCCGCCTTCGAGGCGGTTCGGGAGGGGTACCGCCTCGGCAAGTTCGACCTCCAGCGCCTCCTCGACGTCCAGCGCGCCGTGGTGGAGGCCCGCACCCAGCTCCTGGACGCCCAGGAGGTCTACCATTTGGCCAGGACCCGCCTCGCCCGTCTGACGGGGAGGCTCGCTTCTGCAAACTCCGGCGCCCCCCAGGGCACCGAGACCCGATAG